From the Streptomyces nodosus genome, the window ACACCTCCACCAACACCTCCAGCACCCACCGCCCCGCGCCGCGGCCCTCCGTCCCGGCGACGGTGCACACGCCCGCGGCGCCCGCGCAGCCGGAGATCGACCCGCAGCCGGTGGCCGCCCTCGCCCACACCGGGGCGGACGCGACCCTGCCCGCGCTCGCCGGAGGCGCGGCCCTCGTCCTGGGCGGCGGTGTGCTGTACCGCCGTTTCCGTCCGGGATCGGTCCGCTGAGCCGAGCGGTTCCGCATGTCGGTGAGGGTCCCGTCGTACGAACGACCGGCGGGACCCTCACCGCCCTCGAAGCCGGAGAGCGCCGGGCGCCGTGACATCGCCCGGAAGCCGCGGAACGTGAAGAAGACCGTCGGAGCGGGCGATCACCGCACCGCCCGGCCCTCATGAACCCGGCCCTCATGGACCCGGCCCTGATGAACGGAGCTCGACGATGACCTCTGCCGGCCCCGAGGATCTCGTCGTCACCCGGGCGGCGCTCGCCGAGTGGTCGGTGATCAGCGGTTGGGCGGCCGACGAGGGGTGGAACCCGGGACTGTCCGACGCCCCCGCCTTCTTCGCCCAGGACCCCGAGGGCTTCTTCATCGGCCGGGTCGGCGAAGAACCCGTCTCGGCGATCTCCGTCGTCAACTACGACGCCGACTACGCCTTCCTCGGCTTCTATCTCGTACGCCCGGATCTGCGCGGCCGCGGCCTGGGCCTGGCCACCTGGAGGACCGCCCTCGCCCACGCCGGCAGCCGTACGATCGGCCTCGACGGAGTCGTCACCCAGCAGCACAACTACCGCCGGTCCGGCTTCGAACCCGCCCACCGCACCCTGCGGTTCGCCGGAGCGGTGCCCGCCACCCGCCCGGCGCCCGGAGTGCGCCCGGCCGGCGAGGACGACCTGGACGCCGTCACCGAGTACGACGCCTCCTGCCATCCCGCCGACCGCCCCCGCTTCCTGAAGCACTGGCTCAGCGCTCCCGGTCACCGGGCCTTCGTCCGCCTCCGGGACGGCCGCCTGACCGGCTGCGCGGTGATCCGCCCCGCCCATGACCGCCCGCGCATCGGACCTCTGTTCGCCGACACGGCCGAGGACGCCGAGGCGCTGCTCCTGGCGACGGCCGCCGCGGCCGCCGGAGGGGAGGTGGCCCTCGACGTCCCCCTGTCGAACCCGGCGGCCGTCACCCTCGCCGAACGCTTCGGCCTCAGCCCGTCCTTCGAGACGGCCCGTATGTACACGGGGCCGGTGAGACCCTTCGCGGCGGACCGTGTATTCGGGGTGACCACTCTGGAACTCGGCTAGCAATTCAAGGCACAGGGCCCAGGAGCGGAAAACGCGTTGCCGACGTCTCGGCCCGATGCTGGAGTTGAAGCATGGATCATGCTGCGGTACTGGCTCTGTTCGACCGGGAGACACGAGAGGGCGCCCGCCCCGAGGGACCCGGCACCCGTGTCGAGCGCGGTGCGCGGGTGGTGCGCCGGATCGGGGCCGCACACGGCTGGAACGGGATCGTCTGGTCGGACCTCGACGAGTCCACCGCGGACGAGGCGATCGCCGAGCAGATCCGCTGCTTCACCGGACTCGGCCGGGAGTTCGAATGGAAGCTCTATGGGCACGACCTGCCGGCCGACCTGGGGGAGCGGCTGCGGGCGGCCGGGTTCGCCCCCGAGCCCGAGGAGACCGTGATGGTCGCCGAGATCGCCGGTCTGGCCCTGGACGTCGAACCACCCGAGGGCATACGGCTGGTGCCGGTCACCGACGCGACGGGCGTGGACCTCGTCGCGGATGTGCACACCAAGGCGTTCGGCACGGACAGCACATGGTTGCGCCACCAACTTCAGGCCCAGCTCATCGACGACCCGGACCATGTCGTCGTCGTGGTGGCCCTCGCGGGCGACGAGCCGGTGAGCTCGGCCCGCCTGGAACTCGTGCCCGGCACCGGTTTCGCGGGCCTCTGGGGCGGTGGCACCGTCCCCCACTGGCGCGGCCGCGGCATCTACCGGGCTCTGGTCGCCCATCGCGCCAGGATCGCAGCCTCCCGCGGCTACCGCCATCTTCAGGTCGACGCGACCGACCGGAGCCGCCCGATCCTGGCCCGCCTCGGCTTCGAGGCGCTGACCACCACGACGCCCTATCTGTTCCTTTGACCGCCCGTCCACGGGAACCGGCGCCTTCGGACGGCCCCGCCATGACGCCGCGCCCACCCGGTAGCCCGGGTGGGCGGGACCGCAC encodes:
- a CDS encoding GNAT family N-acetyltransferase → MTSAGPEDLVVTRAALAEWSVISGWAADEGWNPGLSDAPAFFAQDPEGFFIGRVGEEPVSAISVVNYDADYAFLGFYLVRPDLRGRGLGLATWRTALAHAGSRTIGLDGVVTQQHNYRRSGFEPAHRTLRFAGAVPATRPAPGVRPAGEDDLDAVTEYDASCHPADRPRFLKHWLSAPGHRAFVRLRDGRLTGCAVIRPAHDRPRIGPLFADTAEDAEALLLATAAAAAGGEVALDVPLSNPAAVTLAERFGLSPSFETARMYTGPVRPFAADRVFGVTTLELG
- a CDS encoding GNAT family N-acetyltransferase gives rise to the protein MDHAAVLALFDRETREGARPEGPGTRVERGARVVRRIGAAHGWNGIVWSDLDESTADEAIAEQIRCFTGLGREFEWKLYGHDLPADLGERLRAAGFAPEPEETVMVAEIAGLALDVEPPEGIRLVPVTDATGVDLVADVHTKAFGTDSTWLRHQLQAQLIDDPDHVVVVVALAGDEPVSSARLELVPGTGFAGLWGGGTVPHWRGRGIYRALVAHRARIAASRGYRHLQVDATDRSRPILARLGFEALTTTTPYLFL